Proteins encoded in a region of the Gammaproteobacteria bacterium genome:
- a CDS encoding sarcosine oxidase subunit beta family protein: MSKYSIFALVRNAISYHENWAAVWRSPEPKSEYDVLVIGGGGHGLATAYYLAKEHGITNVAVLEKGWIGGGNTGRNTTIVRSNYLWDESAHLYEKSMQLWEGLSQDLNYNVMFSQRGVYNLGHNLQDMRDIQRRVNANRLNGIDGHVVTPEEIKRAIPEINIDQGCRYPILGASFQPRGGIARHDAVAWGFARGADLRGVDIIQNCEVTAIRQKNGAVTGVETTRGKIKAKKVAVVVAGHCSVLADMAGFRMPIESHPLQALVSEPIKPVINTVIMSNAVHGYISQSDKGDLVIGAGIDSYNGYGQRGSFPTIEHTVAAICEMFPIFKRVRMNRQWGGIVDTAPDACPIIGNTPVKGLYFNCGWGTGGFKATPGSGWVFAHNVATGEPHELNRAFALDRFVSGFLIDEHGAAGVAH; encoded by the coding sequence ATGAGCAAGTACTCAATTTTTGCACTGGTACGAAACGCGATCAGTTACCATGAAAACTGGGCTGCCGTCTGGCGTAGTCCGGAGCCTAAATCGGAATATGACGTACTGGTCATCGGTGGCGGTGGCCACGGGCTTGCGACCGCTTACTATCTCGCCAAGGAGCACGGCATCACCAATGTCGCGGTGCTGGAAAAAGGCTGGATCGGCGGCGGTAACACGGGCCGCAACACCACGATCGTGCGCTCTAATTACCTGTGGGATGAATCTGCGCATCTGTATGAAAAATCGATGCAGCTTTGGGAAGGCCTGAGCCAGGATTTGAACTACAACGTCATGTTCAGCCAGCGCGGGGTTTATAACCTCGGTCATAATTTGCAGGACATGCGCGACATACAGCGGCGCGTCAACGCCAATCGCCTGAATGGCATCGATGGGCATGTAGTTACCCCTGAAGAGATCAAGCGCGCCATACCCGAAATCAACATCGACCAGGGTTGCCGTTACCCGATCCTGGGTGCTTCGTTTCAACCGCGCGGTGGCATCGCCCGCCACGACGCCGTGGCCTGGGGATTTGCTCGCGGAGCCGATCTACGTGGCGTTGATATCATTCAGAATTGCGAGGTCACCGCAATCCGCCAGAAAAACGGGGCGGTCACCGGGGTCGAAACCACGCGCGGCAAGATCAAGGCGAAAAAGGTTGCCGTGGTTGTTGCCGGACATTGCTCGGTGCTGGCGGACATGGCCGGTTTTCGTATGCCGATCGAAAGTCATCCGCTGCAAGCGCTCGTATCCGAGCCGATCAAGCCGGTTATCAACACCGTCATCATGTCAAATGCCGTACATGGTTATATCAGTCAGTCCGATAAGGGTGATCTCGTCATCGGTGCCGGCATCGACAGCTACAATGGCTATGGCCAGCGTGGTAGTTTCCCGACGATTGAACATACGGTTGCGGCGATTTGCGAAATGTTCCCCATCTTCAAGCGCGTGCGGATGAACCGCCAGTGGGGGGGTATCGTCGATACCGCGCCCGACGCCTGCCCGATCATCGGAAATACCCCGGTCAAGGGGCTTTATTTCAATTGCGGCTGGGGCACCGGTGGTTTCAAGGCCACCCCGGGTTCCGGTTGGGTGTTTGCCCACAATGTCGCAACCGGCGAACCCCATGAGCTCAACCGGGCCTTTGCGCTGGATCGTTTCGTCAGCGGGTTCCTGATCGATGAGCACGGCGCTGCCGGTGTTGCGCACTAG
- a CDS encoding sarcosine oxidase subunit delta, which produces MLLIECPWCGERDETEFSCAGEAHIARPLETEKLSDEEWADYLFMRKNPKGAHREQWLHAAGCRRYFNAERDTVTYRISATYKIGERPPGGDK; this is translated from the coding sequence ATGTTATTGATCGAATGCCCCTGGTGCGGCGAACGTGATGAGACCGAGTTTTCTTGTGCGGGTGAAGCACATATCGCGCGACCGCTCGAAACCGAAAAGTTAAGCGACGAGGAATGGGCCGACTACCTGTTCATGCGCAAGAATCCAAAGGGAGCACACCGTGAGCAATGGCTGCACGCCGCCGGTTGCCGCCGCTACTTCAACGCTGAACGCGATACCGTGACGTACCGGATCAGCGCTACCTATAAGATCGGCGAAAGGCCTCCTGGCGGGGACAAATGA